Proteins encoded together in one Flavobacteriales bacterium window:
- a CDS encoding AsmA family protein translates to MGKWFKRIVIAGGVLVVLLIAAIILIPVLFKDRIEALVKEQVNATLNATVEWGEWDITLLRSFPDLTVEVAGVKLCNKAPFEGVCLADIGSLTATVDIKSVFGDKVDIKRIGLVRPRIHAVVRADGKANWDITLPDSSAAEAPADTGGGFSIGLREYWIEDGRVVYDDSTLAFRMDLLGLDHKGTGDFTQDLFTLSTTTHVDTVDVLFDCVRYLQRAVADIRADLDMDMAGMKFTFKENEAVINRLTLGFNGWLAMPADDIDMDITWALKKNELDALLSMVPATFAKDLEGVDMSGKAAFGGYVKGTYSDLTMPGFGLDIAVENGRFKYPDLPESVERIQVKASIVSPQGNDLDGMVIDVPVFAMQVATNPVSARLHLERPMSDPRVDLAAQAKLDLASLKRVVPLEKGDELNGKLDVDVKVKGAVSDIEAQRFEKFTAEGRVLLSGMTYRSDSLPWPVGITTLDLALSPRYLALNGFDGTLGGSDVRAKGRFDSYLLWWLKDSTLTGTFDVASRRFDLNELMGPEEPATAESAPADTATMTVIEVPANINFRLSAEVGEVLYDDLTLTGLKGGVHIHDRRVDLNKLAFGLFEGRVGLDGSYATPEKGTPVAELRYDIRDMDIEKTVQYVETVQKLAPIAKTCKGKYSTTLSMRTELDAAMSPVMESLTGQGTLSTRNVRVDGFQPLVDLAKAFKVKGIENTTLPSVDFSYEFRDGKMITKPFDVKIDRIKANVGGSTAFADQAIDYDLKAKVPTDMFGAQANQLVAGWLGQANQVLGSGFQMPAEIAVTAKITGTIDKPVVKPVFAGGGGNLTQTIVTEVKQELNQQIDKAKEEAIARAREEAAKLLVEAQKQADNLKATARREAANIKGQAYKAADDELAKVTNPLAKLAAKAVADAAKKEADKQEQKAIAEADKKADGIVVEARKQGDALIAKAEQTNTTIK, encoded by the coding sequence ATGGGCAAATGGTTCAAACGCATCGTCATCGCCGGGGGCGTCCTGGTGGTGCTGCTGATCGCCGCCATCATCCTCATCCCCGTCCTGTTCAAGGACCGCATCGAGGCCCTGGTGAAGGAACAGGTGAACGCCACCCTCAACGCCACGGTGGAGTGGGGTGAGTGGGACATCACCCTGCTGCGCAGCTTTCCCGACCTCACCGTGGAGGTGGCCGGTGTGAAGCTCTGCAACAAGGCCCCCTTCGAGGGCGTGTGCCTGGCCGACATCGGCTCGCTCACCGCCACGGTGGACATCAAGAGCGTGTTCGGGGACAAGGTGGACATCAAGCGGATCGGCCTGGTGCGGCCGCGGATCCATGCCGTGGTGCGCGCCGATGGTAAAGCGAACTGGGACATCACCCTGCCGGACAGCAGTGCGGCGGAAGCTCCGGCCGACACGGGCGGCGGCTTCTCCATCGGCCTGCGCGAGTACTGGATCGAGGACGGCCGTGTGGTGTACGACGACAGCACCCTCGCCTTCCGGATGGACCTGCTGGGCCTGGACCACAAGGGCACGGGCGACTTCACCCAGGACCTCTTCACCCTGTCCACCACCACGCATGTGGATACCGTGGACGTGCTCTTCGATTGCGTGCGTTATCTGCAGCGCGCGGTGGCCGACATCCGCGCCGACCTGGACATGGACATGGCAGGCATGAAGTTCACCTTCAAAGAGAACGAGGCCGTGATCAACCGCCTCACCCTGGGCTTCAACGGCTGGCTGGCGATGCCGGCGGACGACATCGACATGGACATCACCTGGGCGCTGAAGAAGAACGAGCTGGACGCGCTGCTCTCGATGGTGCCGGCCACCTTCGCCAAGGACCTGGAAGGGGTGGACATGAGCGGCAAGGCGGCTTTCGGTGGCTACGTGAAGGGCACGTACAGCGACCTCACGATGCCCGGCTTCGGCCTCGACATCGCCGTGGAGAACGGCCGCTTCAAGTACCCCGACCTGCCCGAGAGCGTGGAGCGCATCCAGGTGAAGGCCTCGATCGTGAGCCCGCAGGGCAACGACCTGGACGGCATGGTGATCGACGTGCCCGTCTTCGCCATGCAGGTGGCCACCAACCCGGTGAGCGCGCGGCTGCACCTGGAGCGTCCGATGAGCGATCCGCGCGTGGACCTGGCGGCGCAGGCCAAGCTCGACCTGGCCAGCCTGAAGCGCGTGGTGCCCTTGGAGAAGGGCGACGAGCTGAACGGCAAGCTCGATGTGGACGTGAAGGTGAAGGGCGCCGTCAGCGACATCGAGGCGCAGCGCTTCGAGAAGTTCACCGCGGAAGGTCGCGTGCTGCTGAGCGGCATGACCTACCGCAGCGACTCGCTGCCCTGGCCGGTGGGCATCACCACCCTCGACCTGGCGCTCAGCCCGCGCTACCTGGCGCTGAACGGCTTCGACGGCACCCTGGGCGGCAGTGACGTGCGCGCCAAGGGCCGCTTCGACAGCTACCTGCTGTGGTGGCTGAAGGACAGCACCCTCACCGGCACGTTCGACGTGGCCAGCCGCCGTTTCGACCTCAATGAACTGATGGGCCCCGAGGAGCCCGCCACAGCGGAGAGCGCTCCGGCCGACACGGCCACCATGACCGTCATCGAAGTGCCCGCGAACATCAACTTCCGCCTCAGCGCCGAGGTGGGCGAGGTGCTCTATGACGACCTCACGCTCACCGGGCTCAAGGGCGGGGTGCACATCCACGACCGGCGGGTGGACCTCAACAAGCTGGCGTTCGGCCTCTTCGAGGGGCGTGTGGGGCTCGACGGGTCCTACGCCACCCCGGAAAAAGGCACGCCGGTGGCCGAGCTGCGCTACGACATCCGCGACATGGACATCGAGAAGACCGTACAGTACGTGGAGACCGTGCAGAAGCTCGCGCCCATCGCCAAGACCTGCAAAGGCAAGTACAGCACCACGCTCAGCATGCGCACCGAGCTGGATGCGGCGATGAGCCCGGTGATGGAGAGCCTCACCGGCCAGGGCACGCTCAGCACGCGCAACGTTCGGGTGGACGGCTTCCAGCCGCTGGTGGACCTGGCGAAGGCCTTCAAGGTGAAGGGCATCGAGAACACCACCCTGCCCAGTGTGGACTTCAGCTACGAGTTCCGCGATGGCAAGATGATCACCAAGCCCTTCGATGTGAAGATCGACCGGATCAAGGCGAACGTGGGCGGCAGCACGGCCTTCGCCGACCAGGCCATCGACTACGACCTGAAGGCCAAGGTGCCCACCGACATGTTCGGCGCGCAGGCCAACCAGCTGGTGGCCGGCTGGCTGGGCCAGGCGAACCAGGTGCTGGGCAGCGGGTTCCAGATGCCGGCGGAGATCGCGGTCACCGCGAAGATCACCGGCACCATCGACAAGCCGGTGGTGAAGCCGGTGTTCGCCGGTGGCGGTGGCAACCTCACGCAGACGATCGTCACCGAGGTGAAGCAGGAACTGAACCAGCAGATCGACAAGGCCAAGGAAGAGGCCATCGCACGGGCCCGGGAGGAGGCCGCCAAGCTGCTGGTCGAAGCGCAGAAGCAGGCGGACAACCTGAAGGCCACAGCCCGGCGTGAAGCGGCCAACATCAAGGGCCAGGCGTACAAGGCGGCCGACGACGAGCTGGCGAAGGTGACCAATCCGCTGGCCAAGCTGGCCGCCAAGGCCGTGGCCGACGCTGCCAAGAAGGAGGCCGACAAGCAGGAGCAGAAGGCCATCGCCGAAGCCGATAAAAAGGCCGACGGCATCGTGGTCGAGGCCCGCAAGCAGGGCGATGCCCTCATCGCCAAGGCCGAGCAGACCAACACCACGATCAAGTAG
- a CDS encoding OmpA family protein — protein sequence MNDITKAALTVAALFLSAPAVAQDGEIDPCGAPTDKKVLKLLDEAAKAKDGATRHQKLKETQEVDPDCAECLFQLGISAYKRAREGGADLKPAITYFERLQARCPDRHSDVHYYLGAAHYAKGEYAEAAKAFQAFLKFPTEDQSKFSKDVDKKTADVEELMPELRFHMDFYRNTAPLDPRPLPNVCTAADEYLPMLSPDNELLFFTRKSKYQAKGDLVAKDVEELTESRRPADAKDHDKGRALPDPFNLGDSYGGVTISVNNREMFVTVCGAPDAKGYRNCDLFRSHYNTHMDFGSGQQKWEWTGLEDLGPAVNTVDGWESQPTLSADGRTLFFATVRPDSKGTDIYFSTRDDQGVWSKAQPVPGPINTAGDEKAPFLHSDSRTLYFAARPAVDENGEAQEGRGHRGVGGYDIFFSRMKDDGSWDTPRNIGHPINTEQDDHGLIVSADGRTALFASSRFRGVGGLDIYGFALPTDARPEDILIVKGEVRDENGEVVSDAKVEITYMDTRRTEVLQVDPTDGRYATVVNLRKGADVIMTVTKKDHVFDSRAFSLADTVRGVTAEVDMTVQRIEVGRSYKVNDITYATNSAEITKASEHILDQLIDFLKDNPTVSIRIEGHTDNVGNDADNLALSNDRAFTVMGYLQAHGIAAKRLAFKGYGAGKPVASNDMEAGRARNRRTEFVIMGR from the coding sequence ATGAACGACATCACCAAGGCCGCCCTGACCGTTGCGGCGCTATTTCTCAGTGCGCCTGCGGTGGCGCAGGACGGGGAGATCGATCCGTGCGGCGCGCCCACGGACAAGAAGGTGCTGAAGCTCCTGGACGAGGCCGCCAAGGCCAAGGACGGCGCCACGCGCCACCAGAAGCTCAAGGAGACCCAGGAGGTGGACCCCGATTGTGCCGAGTGCCTCTTCCAGCTCGGCATCTCGGCGTACAAGCGGGCGCGTGAAGGCGGGGCCGACCTCAAGCCCGCCATCACCTACTTCGAGCGCCTGCAGGCCCGCTGCCCCGACCGGCACAGCGATGTGCACTACTACCTCGGCGCCGCGCACTATGCCAAGGGCGAGTACGCTGAAGCGGCCAAGGCCTTCCAGGCCTTCCTGAAATTCCCCACCGAGGACCAGAGCAAGTTCAGCAAGGACGTGGACAAGAAGACCGCCGATGTGGAGGAGCTGATGCCCGAACTGCGCTTCCACATGGACTTCTACCGCAACACCGCGCCGCTGGACCCCAGGCCGCTGCCCAACGTGTGCACGGCGGCGGACGAGTACCTGCCCATGCTGAGCCCGGACAACGAACTGCTCTTCTTCACGCGCAAGAGCAAGTACCAGGCGAAGGGCGACCTGGTGGCCAAGGACGTGGAGGAGCTCACCGAAAGCCGTCGTCCCGCCGACGCTAAGGACCACGACAAAGGCCGCGCGCTGCCCGATCCGTTCAACCTCGGCGACAGCTACGGCGGGGTCACTATCAGCGTGAACAACCGTGAGATGTTCGTCACCGTGTGCGGCGCGCCCGATGCGAAGGGCTACCGCAACTGCGACCTCTTCCGGTCGCACTACAACACGCACATGGACTTCGGCAGCGGGCAGCAGAAGTGGGAGTGGACCGGCCTGGAGGACCTGGGCCCGGCGGTGAACACGGTGGACGGCTGGGAGAGCCAGCCCACGCTGAGCGCCGACGGCCGCACGCTCTTCTTCGCCACGGTGAGGCCGGACAGCAAGGGCACCGACATCTACTTCAGCACCCGCGACGATCAAGGCGTGTGGAGCAAGGCGCAGCCGGTGCCGGGCCCCATCAACACGGCGGGCGATGAGAAGGCCCCCTTCCTGCACAGCGACAGCCGCACCCTGTATTTCGCCGCGCGGCCGGCGGTGGACGAGAACGGCGAGGCCCAGGAGGGGCGCGGTCACCGCGGCGTGGGCGGCTACGACATCTTCTTCAGCCGCATGAAGGACGACGGCAGCTGGGACACCCCCCGCAACATCGGCCACCCCATCAACACCGAGCAGGACGATCACGGGCTGATCGTGAGCGCCGACGGCCGCACCGCGCTCTTCGCCAGCAGCCGGTTCCGCGGGGTGGGCGGGCTGGACATCTACGGCTTCGCCCTGCCCACCGATGCCCGCCCGGAGGACATCCTCATCGTGAAGGGTGAGGTGCGCGACGAGAACGGCGAGGTGGTGTCCGACGCCAAAGTGGAGATCACCTACATGGACACGCGCCGCACCGAGGTGCTGCAGGTGGACCCCACCGACGGGCGCTACGCCACGGTCGTCAACCTGCGCAAGGGCGCCGATGTCATCATGACCGTCACCAAGAAGGATCACGTGTTCGACTCGCGCGCCTTCAGCCTGGCTGACACCGTGCGCGGGGTCACCGCCGAGGTGGACATGACCGTGCAGCGCATCGAGGTGGGCCGCAGCTACAAGGTGAACGACATCACCTACGCCACCAACTCGGCCGAGATCACCAAGGCTAGCGAGCACATCCTTGACCAGCTCATCGACTTCCTGAAGGACAACCCCACGGTGAGCATCCGCATCGAGGGCCACACGGACAACGTGGGCAACGATGCCGATAACCTGGCCCTCAGCAACGACCGCGCCTTCACCGTGATGGGCTACCTGCAGGCCCATGGCATCGCCGCCAAGCGCCTTGCCTTCAAGGGCTACGGCGCCGGCAAGCCCGTGGCCTCCAACGACATGGAGGCCGGCCGCGCGCGCAACCGCCGCACCGAGTTCGTCATCATGGGGCGTTGA
- a CDS encoding TerC family protein translates to MIDLAQLDPSVFLTAHGWIALIWLTVMEIVLGIDNIIIISILSGELPTAEQQRKARRIGLSLAMITRVLLLLSLSWVMSLKDPLFTVMDHTVSGRDLVLILGGLFLIYKATVEIHAKVEHKREKESATRKAARMAGIIAQIVLIDIVFSLDSVITAVGMSNEILIMVLAVIAAVFIMLIASDAISAFVNKHGTVKVLALAFLVMIGVALLMEGTGSHINKAYIYFAMAFSILVEGLNLRMRRNEDKLRDQGN, encoded by the coding sequence ATGATCGACCTCGCCCAGCTCGACCCCTCGGTCTTCCTCACCGCCCACGGCTGGATCGCCCTCATCTGGCTCACGGTGATGGAGATCGTGCTGGGCATCGACAACATCATCATCATCTCCATCCTCAGCGGTGAGCTGCCCACAGCGGAGCAGCAGCGCAAGGCCCGGCGTATCGGCCTCTCGCTGGCGATGATCACCCGTGTCCTGCTCCTGCTCAGCCTCAGTTGGGTGATGAGCCTCAAGGACCCGCTCTTCACCGTGATGGACCACACGGTGAGCGGCCGCGACCTGGTGCTCATCCTCGGGGGCCTCTTCCTGATCTACAAGGCCACCGTCGAGATCCACGCCAAGGTGGAGCACAAGCGGGAGAAGGAGAGCGCCACCCGCAAGGCCGCCCGCATGGCCGGCATCATCGCCCAGATCGTGCTGATCGACATCGTGTTCTCGCTGGACAGCGTGATCACCGCCGTGGGCATGAGCAACGAGATCCTCATCATGGTGCTGGCCGTCATCGCCGCGGTGTTCATCATGCTCATCGCCTCGGACGCCATCAGCGCGTTCGTCAACAAGCACGGCACGGTGAAGGTGCTGGCGCTGGCCTTCCTGGTGATGATCGGGGTGGCGCTGCTGATGGAAGGCACCGGCAGCCACATCAACAAGGCCTACATCTACTTCGCCATGGCCTTCAGCATCCTGGTGGAGGGCCTCAACCTGCGGATGCGCCGCAACGAGGACAAGCTCCGCGATCAGGGCAACTGA
- a CDS encoding glycosyltransferase family 39 protein, protein MDLATLRRDPLTALTLIALVPRLLAAVFSAGYFAHDDHFLVIEPARSWVDAADYNTWLPWNQGADATPSGHSFVYVGLHYLLFRGLSALGADDPEVNMVLVRLLHALWSLVVVRAGYRIALRLGGEQAAWNCGLLLALFYFMPFLAVRNLVEVVCIPFLMLAAYQLVKDERPAPRAVLLAGVWIGMAINIRFQTIFFAAGPGLVLLAMRRWADGLRYGAGVLLPLVLLQGGIDLFIWGRPFAEMTEYVRYNLANTTTYFDQPWYNYLLLLGGIFIPPFSLAVLFGLFRRMRPWLLWLPVMLFLAIHSWFPNKQERFLLPIVPLAFVLGFAAWEAFRSGSAWWQARPGLWRGVMRFTWGLNTVLLVAITFTYSKRSRVEAMLALREGAPVHGLVVDDTVEHEPPWMPMYYLGRWRASQLPYADPAEDLAGLIARLPTDQRPDAVLFIGQEDLDARKARMTAILGPLEGVAVAEPGLVDRVVHWLNPVNRNETITVMRTGPQ, encoded by the coding sequence ATGGACCTGGCGACCCTGCGGCGAGACCCGCTCACGGCCCTCACGCTCATCGCCCTGGTGCCCCGCCTGCTGGCCGCCGTGTTCTCGGCCGGCTACTTCGCCCACGACGACCACTTCCTGGTGATCGAGCCCGCCCGCAGTTGGGTGGACGCGGCCGACTACAACACCTGGCTGCCCTGGAACCAGGGCGCGGACGCCACCCCCAGCGGCCACAGCTTCGTGTACGTGGGCCTGCACTACCTGCTGTTCCGTGGCCTGTCGGCCCTGGGCGCCGACGACCCCGAGGTGAACATGGTGCTCGTGCGCCTGCTGCACGCCCTCTGGAGCCTGGTGGTGGTGCGCGCCGGGTACCGGATCGCCCTGCGTCTCGGCGGCGAACAGGCGGCCTGGAACTGCGGGCTGCTGCTCGCCCTCTTCTACTTCATGCCCTTCCTGGCCGTGCGCAACCTGGTGGAGGTGGTGTGCATCCCCTTCCTGATGCTGGCCGCCTATCAGCTGGTGAAGGACGAGCGCCCGGCCCCGCGCGCGGTGCTGCTGGCCGGCGTGTGGATCGGCATGGCCATCAACATCCGCTTCCAGACCATCTTCTTCGCCGCCGGGCCCGGCCTGGTGCTGCTGGCGATGCGCCGATGGGCCGATGGGCTGCGCTACGGCGCCGGCGTGCTGCTGCCGCTGGTCCTGCTGCAGGGCGGAATCGACCTCTTCATCTGGGGCCGCCCCTTCGCCGAGATGACCGAGTATGTGCGGTACAACCTGGCCAACACCACCACCTACTTCGACCAGCCGTGGTACAACTACCTGCTGCTGCTGGGGGGCATCTTCATCCCCCCCTTCAGCCTGGCGGTGCTGTTCGGCCTGTTCCGCCGCATGCGGCCCTGGCTCCTCTGGCTGCCGGTGATGCTCTTCCTGGCCATCCATTCCTGGTTCCCCAACAAGCAGGAGCGCTTCCTATTGCCCATCGTGCCGCTGGCCTTCGTGCTGGGCTTCGCCGCATGGGAGGCCTTCCGCTCCGGTTCGGCCTGGTGGCAGGCGCGGCCCGGCCTCTGGCGCGGGGTGATGCGCTTCACCTGGGGCCTCAACACCGTGCTGCTGGTGGCCATCACCTTCACCTACAGCAAGCGCAGCCGCGTGGAGGCCATGCTCGCCCTCCGCGAGGGAGCGCCCGTGCACGGCCTGGTGGTGGACGACACCGTGGAACACGAGCCCCCCTGGATGCCCATGTACTACCTGGGCCGGTGGCGGGCCAGCCAGCTGCCCTACGCCGACCCTGCGGAGGACCTCGCCGGACTGATCGCCCGCCTGCCCACCGACCAACGCCCGGACGCCGTGCTCTTTATCGGGCAGGAGGACCTGGACGCGCGCAAAGCGCGCATGACCGCGATCCTGGGGCCGCTGGAGGGCGTGGCGGTGGCCGAACCCGGCCTGGTGGACCGCGTGGTGCACTGGCTGAACCCGGTGAACCGCAACGAGACCATCACCGTGATGCGCACCGGGCCGCAGTGA
- the rimK gene encoding 30S ribosomal protein S6--L-glutamate ligase gives MNIVILSRDGKLYSTRRLVEACETRGHTARVVNHVKCDILIERRNPQVTYGGQPLTDVDAIIPRIGASVTFYGTAVVRQFEMMKVFTTTESQALVRSRDKLRSLQILTRSGVGIPKTVFTNYSKDVGSIVDSVGGAPCIIKLLEGTQGLGVVLADTKKAAVAVCEAFNSLKARVIVQEFIKESRGIDIRAFVVDGRVVGAMKRTGKEGEFRSNLHRGGTAQLIELTHEEEVTAIKAAKALGLHVAGVDMLQSDRGPLVIEVNSSPGLEGIEGATGKDIAGEIVKFIERHV, from the coding sequence ATGAACATCGTCATCCTCTCGCGCGACGGCAAGCTCTACTCCACCCGCCGGCTCGTCGAGGCCTGCGAAACGCGCGGCCACACCGCGCGCGTGGTGAACCACGTGAAGTGCGACATCCTCATCGAGCGCCGCAATCCACAGGTGACCTACGGCGGGCAACCCCTCACGGACGTCGACGCCATCATCCCACGCATCGGCGCCAGTGTCACCTTCTACGGCACGGCCGTGGTGCGGCAGTTCGAGATGATGAAGGTGTTCACCACCACCGAGAGCCAGGCGCTGGTACGCAGCCGCGACAAGCTGCGCAGCCTGCAGATCCTCACCCGCAGCGGGGTGGGCATCCCCAAAACGGTGTTCACCAACTACAGCAAGGACGTGGGCAGCATCGTGGACAGCGTGGGCGGTGCGCCGTGCATCATCAAGCTGCTGGAGGGCACCCAGGGCCTGGGCGTGGTGCTGGCCGACACCAAGAAGGCGGCCGTGGCCGTGTGCGAGGCCTTCAACAGCCTCAAGGCCCGCGTCATCGTGCAGGAGTTCATCAAGGAGAGCCGCGGCATCGACATCCGGGCCTTCGTGGTGGACGGCCGCGTGGTGGGCGCCATGAAGCGCACTGGCAAGGAGGGCGAGTTCCGCAGCAACCTGCACCGGGGCGGCACGGCCCAGCTCATCGAGCTCACCCACGAGGAGGAGGTGACGGCCATCAAGGCCGCGAAGGCCCTGGGCCTGCACGTGGCCGGGGTGGACATGCTGCAGAGCGACCGCGGCCCGCTGGTGATCGAGGTGAACAGCTCACCCGGCCTGGAAGGCATCGAGGGCGCCACCGGCAAGGACATCGCCGGCGAGATCGTGAAGTTCATCGAGCGGCACGTGTAG
- a CDS encoding PHB depolymerase family esterase — protein sequence MRGPFILILRLLLPLLPLLATPALAGSGLQEVKDFGPDPGNLRMFVHGAAGTATARRPLVVVLHGCTQRARRIAALSGWNDLADRAGCLVLYVQQRPINNSLRCFNWFRPDDILPEQGEVGSVTSMVRHAVEHLGADPQRVYLYGVSSGGALAAALMACAPDLFAHVAIFAGAPYRAANSTLDARLVIRDPRVLPPATWAEQVTRLHPDRHAPYPPLLVLHGTRDQVVDYGHGLALVAQWATVAGADTVPDAVDLAFRGLPHVERRVYRAGDRTVVTLVRFEGLGHQLPIDPGDRPDQGGRRSWVSRDVDLHSTWLVAQAFGLVD from the coding sequence ATGCGCGGTCCGTTCATCCTCATCCTGCGCCTGCTCCTGCCCCTGCTCCCGCTCCTTGCCACACCTGCGCTCGCCGGCAGCGGCCTGCAGGAGGTGAAGGACTTCGGCCCCGACCCGGGCAACCTGCGCATGTTCGTGCACGGTGCGGCGGGCACGGCCACCGCGCGACGCCCGCTGGTGGTGGTGCTGCACGGCTGCACGCAACGCGCGCGCCGCATCGCCGCCCTCAGCGGCTGGAACGACCTGGCCGACCGCGCCGGATGCCTGGTGCTGTACGTGCAGCAGCGCCCCATCAACAACAGCCTCCGCTGCTTCAACTGGTTCAGGCCGGACGACATCCTGCCCGAGCAGGGCGAGGTGGGCTCGGTGACGAGCATGGTGCGCCACGCCGTGGAGCACCTGGGCGCAGACCCCCAACGCGTGTACCTCTACGGCGTGAGCAGCGGCGGCGCCTTGGCCGCAGCGCTCATGGCCTGCGCGCCGGACCTCTTCGCCCACGTGGCCATCTTCGCCGGTGCCCCTTACCGCGCGGCCAACAGCACGCTGGACGCCCGGCTGGTGATCCGCGACCCGCGCGTGCTGCCGCCCGCCACCTGGGCCGAGCAGGTGACCCGCCTGCATCCCGACCGCCACGCCCCCTACCCGCCCCTGCTGGTGCTGCACGGCACGCGGGACCAGGTGGTGGACTACGGCCACGGCCTGGCTTTAGTGGCGCAATGGGCCACCGTGGCCGGAGCGGACACGGTGCCCGACGCGGTGGACCTCGCCTTCCGCGGGCTGCCCCACGTGGAGCGGCGCGTGTACCGCGCCGGCGATCGCACGGTGGTGACGCTGGTCCGCTTCGAGGGGCTCGGGCACCAGCTGCCCATCGATCCCGGCGACCGGCCCGATCAGGGCGGACGCCGCAGCTGGGTGAGCCGCGATGTGGACCTGCACAGCACCTGGCTGGTGGCGCAGGCCTTCGGGCTGGTGGACTGA
- a CDS encoding DUF1295 domain-containing protein, with amino-acid sequence MRRTILLLLVTLVLVPVVSYFADAPLTVLQRETLGVLLRIYIASALLTFAVAELTRNCSQVDKLWSLMPPVYAWVMADAAGYTPRALLMAALVTAWGLRLTYNFGRRGGYSWRFWAGEEDYRWEVLRRNPILAKPWVWRLFSLGFISFYQLGLVLLFTLPMLLVVDAPGALGVADGALAVAMLAFLVIETVADQQQWEFQREKHRRLRAGEPLTGRYAEGFVHDGLWAIVRHPNYMAEQAQWLVFYGFSVAATGRWVNWSLCGALLLVLLFQGSADFSEGISAGKYPGYRNYLARVPRYLPWPRPGA; translated from the coding sequence ATGCGCCGCACCATCCTGCTCCTGCTGGTCACGCTCGTGCTCGTGCCCGTCGTGTCCTACTTCGCCGACGCCCCGCTCACCGTGCTGCAGCGGGAGACGCTGGGGGTCCTGCTCCGCATCTACATCGCCAGCGCGCTGCTCACCTTCGCGGTGGCCGAGCTCACGCGCAACTGCAGCCAGGTGGACAAGCTGTGGAGCCTGATGCCGCCGGTGTACGCCTGGGTGATGGCCGACGCTGCCGGCTACACGCCGCGCGCGCTGCTGATGGCGGCGCTGGTGACCGCCTGGGGCCTGCGCCTCACCTACAACTTCGGCCGGCGCGGCGGCTACAGCTGGCGCTTCTGGGCGGGCGAGGAGGACTACCGCTGGGAGGTGCTGCGCCGCAACCCCATCCTGGCCAAGCCCTGGGTGTGGCGCCTCTTCAGCCTGGGCTTCATCTCCTTCTACCAGCTGGGGCTGGTGCTGCTCTTCACGCTGCCCATGCTGCTGGTGGTGGACGCCCCCGGCGCGCTCGGCGTGGCGGACGGCGCGCTGGCCGTGGCGATGCTCGCCTTCCTGGTGATCGAGACCGTGGCCGACCAGCAGCAATGGGAATTCCAGCGGGAGAAGCACCGCCGCCTGCGGGCCGGCGAGCCGCTCACCGGGCGCTATGCGGAAGGCTTCGTGCACGATGGGCTGTGGGCCATCGTGCGCCACCCCAACTACATGGCCGAGCAGGCGCAATGGCTGGTGTTCTACGGCTTCAGCGTGGCGGCCACCGGGCGGTGGGTGAACTGGAGCCTGTGCGGCGCGCTGCTGCTGGTGCTGCTGTTCCAGGGCAGCGCCGACTTCAGCGAGGGCATCAGCGCCGGCAAGTACCCCGGCTACCGCAACTACCTGGCCCGGGTGCCCCGCTACCTGCCCTGGCCCAGGCCCGGCGCGTGA